Below is a genomic region from Rosa chinensis cultivar Old Blush chromosome 5, RchiOBHm-V2, whole genome shotgun sequence.
tcgtttaagttcgtaattattttatcggattaccgttcatgaaaatataattgtgtacagggcaatgtcgcgagctacggctagatgaaggaactcgtttgcgtggttgcccaatagtactgtgagtggacgtttgttttaaataagtgatgcatgcatttatttattaaagcttgttttattttattaacctattttccgagcatataaagttgattgcgaattatctcatggatttgcttttaagtAATGATTCTCACgagtaattatgatttataccggttgtgagtttcggttattaagttgttatgctcggattcgaaattataaatgatgttgattttcgacgaattgattttcgatgtgattttcgagatttatactgtttatattatctttataatcgtcgatttgagatttctgaaagattttcgaaatgggatttcgatggaataaattcttgtttatttattcgatttttggcattgggaatgcctcattgacaatctacttatttctttagcgtgtgggacacgctgttaatttatacgactctttgagtatttccgggtgcggttgggaatcgtacccgtgttggcTTTATAcgtggacatggggaagctttattgatttatcggtttttaaccaccatacccagggtcgttatatatatatatattatattactggctagcctattagtactcctccctacttactatgtgttcgtaggcgagtagaggagagcatgggatgctctagagtgtgggacactccgacccgagccaataaggctcccttcttttgtatggtgacacttcttccccatattttatcgttgctagactagcggggctagtccgattttcgctgtagccagcggggctggtcttatttttctgagaaatgagatttcggttttacgatatagttttcgaatgtggtgactagcgaggctagtcgatttatcgttttggaattcttggatttaaagctaaatgtatttttctaattgttgcatgcatcggttattaaagagaataaatgtgggaaagtatgaaatcctttttcctttaaattgtttatttttgtccactcacgctaacgtttttcgtctactttcccctgggcctttcggtttctaatgcccagtttgcaggcgaattagtggaggtcgggcgtacatgacatttgaggcatagttgtcactacttccgcagtgtaggatcgcttgatcctttactcttcttttatatccctgtgtatagtagtattgctctgcataaccttgggattagtattttgagtttgtgttttgtgaaagtggagttgttggtaattgggagcagggtggctccaggagtataaggttggtttgcttgaagtgtttagtgtgttttacaggtttttgggtagtccattttagaggtgactctgccaaatttttggtagagttatccctaacgtgggccccacagggccacctcggattgcagggtgaaagtcggggcgggtcctgtcagagagagagagagagagagagagagagagagagagagagagagagagagagagagagagagagagagagagagtggtcgGTGATTTTGCACAGAAAGAGGGGACAGAGATGAGGGAGTGGCATAGTTTGAGATTGTTTAATTAgactgagggtatatttgtcattgtactctaaattgggttagtaggaataaaaatctgttgctgagATTATTTTAGCTCATTTTGGTGCATTGGATCAAGGACccaaaattcaaataataaaggATCATGAACTTGAAAGTCTTTGTGGCGAATGATCACAAATGAAATTGAGGTTTTCAGTGCCTTTTTCATAGCTCGCTCCCTTGCAgtttaaggggggtgtattgtttatggaattagtggaacttttaaagaaatctatggaatttaaaagtctgggtgtattcaatatagacttttaacagttcatgaaagtcttgaggtattcaattaggatttttaaagacttcatgaattccaccaaaatctaggggtattcaattagaacttttaaaaatgaataaaagtacagaggtattcaaaatatcattcatacttatggaattagaaaatcatggataatcatagactttgtagtgttaactatacataccaaactccaataattttccagcctccagaccaaagatttcaaaaagtctatcaaagtttcctcttcaaaaaaaaaaaaaagtctatacaaagttcttctctctatgCACGaagaagaagtttgtccttcatcatctctctttcttaatttttgtcttttctctaatcttttatgatatcaaccttttttgatcccaacatgttcattgtagttgttgaatgtgatttttgttttttttttttttttttcaattgtgatacttcgaaccctaatagaaataaaaatgatttatgcatgaaactcaaatattgtggtctaaccctaagaccttgaaccatactaaattttatcttattaattaattattctcattaatttgaatttatattatggttcaaaaaaatgttgaacaattgaattttaattgattgattgtagatcaagacattgaccaatattgctacaatatatgttaatcggcgaaaacaaaattgatgagaataattaaccataaacatcaagtgatctatattgtatatttatgttgttgggagattaggaatgagaataAACtcctagacagactaacaatcatttatttgagtcaatttctattagaagatactagagcattgaagagacaacaagttattattttgttttgtgtttgggctgcatttgttttatttttttttgtttttatttttttttatattttgtacatcttaggaaatctgtagaagtcattcataataaagtatatagattttcatgaatcaataaaagtttgttgctaaaatcaatggttttaagaaatccataatagtctatcaactttttaaagagtctgtggacttttcaaaaagtctgtcatttaaaaaaagtctgcacaaatccaaatacaatacaccctccTAAGATCATTTGTGAAGAATTGTAACATCACCAAACCACTTGAACTGTAAAACCGAGTGATGGACTTCAACATCACACCCTGAGTGTTGGTATAGTCCAGAACTCAAAACTAAATTATCGAAACGATTTCACATGAGAACCAAACTAATGAATCTTTGAAATAAAAAActaattacacaaataaaatcAGATCAATCTATTCACatcaaaacaaatgaaaatgaatCCCAAGTACTAAAACTTCCTTGAAGCTCGCTGCAtaaaatttcacttttttattaTTCGTTTTATGAAAGCAAATTGGCAAGCACTGAGAGTATatagagaaatatatatatacaattcactgatgaaagaaaaaaaaaattctcctaTAACAAAGTCGTCTTCAGAAAATTCTTCAGCCCTTTTCTCTTTATTAATATTAGCGTAAAGTCGTCTTCAGACTCGAAAATCTTTGGGGGTTCgaattttatttaaaattagAAAGAATGAGCGTGACCAAGTTTCAGGTTTGGCAGCCGTGCAAGAAGAAGAGGTTGATTCTGTGATCGGAATGGACAGAAagttctagagagagagagagagagagagagagagagagaatttcgaAGATTGTGGAGAGATAAACAGACAGAGATGGCGACGAGGGCGAGCACCGGAAGCCGGACCCGGGTCGGGAGGTACGAGCTGGGTCGGGCCCTCTGGGAGGTCATATGTGCAGGAACGTCGAGACCGGTTGCGGTGAGAAGTTCGCCATTAAAATTCTGATCATCTTTTTCTTACCGTAATTCTTGTTATATTGATTGATTTTGTGGAAAATATAATCTTGGCTTATTGGTTGCTGAAGTGAAGGAAGAACGTTCAGAACATCGTAGAGATCATCGCATCCATCCCTGGTATAAGTTATGTCTATGGACTCTGGTAAAAGCGTCATCTTAAGGTTAGTAATTTCTTATTTTTGGACAATTAGGGTTTGTTTCGAATTTGTAATATATCCATATACAGATTTGTAATTTCATTGTATAATTCGTTTTTCGTTTTTCGTTTTTCGTTTTTCGTTTTTCGTTTTTCGTCTTCTCAGCTTTCCATCACATACAAGTTCCAGCTTAAACAGTACGTCTGGGCAACGTTCACGTATTCCAACTGCAATTAGGAAATCATGGTGCACACTGACAACTTCAGTTAAGAAAGCATGGTTAGCAGTTACATTTCCACTTAGAGAAATATGGTCACCATTGGCATGTCATGTTGGAGGGATAGTTGGCGTGAGAACGATTGAGGATTTCAGAGAACTTTTTCAAGATTTGATGCCATGTTTGAGAGGAGTAGTTCTCCATCTGATACTATGTTTGACATTGACCATTCTTCTGCCCATCAGTTTACTGTGGAATCTGATATTGAAGGGGAGATTTACACTAACATGGGAAAGGGTACTTGCAATATCATGCATTGCAATGTCAGTAGATCCCTTGTTCTTTTACATTCCAGTTGTTGATGAGAAGAGCAAGTGTCTTGGAATGGACAGAACATTAAGCAATACAGTTCTTGTGTTGCGATCACTTACAGATCTCACTTTTACACTCCATATTATTGCTCTAATTCATGATCGGATCGACATCCCCTCAAACTCTGACTCTGACCCGGGAAAGCATATTTATGAACGCATACTTAGGAGGATGAAGTGGTTGTCTAAAGATATCATAATTGACGTTATTGCTATACTTCCCATCCCACAGgtaagaagaaatttttttggggTAAATTGTTATTGCTAATTGATAGAGTTTGAGTTGCGTAATACTGTAAGAATTTTCCCTGTTAGGATTATTTAAGTTTTTGGTTCAAGTATCTTAATTGTAACTGCAAAAGATGAATGATATCCTCACATGCCGGTTATGTGCTAATCTCAAGGATAAACTGTGTCACTGTGTGTCTGTGCTTTTGTTCTTATGTAAGTGCGTAAAATAAATTGTTGGTATCTGTTATGTCCATGAGTAGCATGCGTTGGTAATTCCTAAAAGATGTTACCTAGCTTTTCATGTAACTCACAAACTCTGTTAttaagcatatatatacattCATGTAGATGCATAGATGCGTATGCCAGATTATAGATACTTTTCAATTTGTACAGGTCACAATAATAATAGTCCTTTTCAGAATGAGAGCGTCGGGGTATCTATATGAAATATTCATTGGCAACATCTGTCTTCCTTTACAATTTTTTGCAAGGGGTTACCAAATCTATCACTTCCATAAGCAATTTCAGATGCTTGGGAAATGGGCTAAAAGTGTATTCTATTTTCTCATGTACATCATGGCTGGTCATGTAAGTTTATCTCTTCACTGTCATAATTTGATCTTCATAATTAAAGTGCTGATCTACAAAGGAAAGTTGAAAGGTGTGTTTACAAGGCAATCAACCATTGCCATTTGTTTCAGTAttttacaacaaaaataaaaaagaaccaGTGATTGAAACACTATAATGACAGAACAAATAACTAGAATTCTAAGAATTTCTTTTGTAGCGAGGGTTCTTATTTATACATGTCAAACAGTAAACTGCACAtcctctttaattttttttttcatgtgaaTTGTTCATAAACATCGACTCAAAAAGTTTACACAAAAGgttatattaaataaaaatagaataaaaagtATGTGGATTGACTTTTACGGAACATATAAAACATTATCTTATTTACCGAATTTATAATGCATACTCCTTAAACATCATCATCAAATTCTTAATTCTGTCTTTTGTTCTTATTGTAACTAGTGGGAGAGTTAATTCAGAtcatttagtaaaatattttgTCAGGTTTTCGGAGCATATTGGTACTTTTTGTCCATTCAAAGAGAGATATCGTGTTGGCATCAGGCATGTAGAAATACTAAAGGGTGTAGAGCCACTAATTATTGCGAGGACACCAGTTCTTCAGCAGATATTACACTCCTAAATGATTTTTGTCCTATAAATCCATCCAATGCAACACtatttgattttggaatattTCTTGATGCCCTTCAATCTGGTAATACAGGATCGATAAGTTTCACAACAAAGTTTTTTTATACTTTCTGGTGGGGCATTAGAAACCTGAGGTATGCATATATGGATAGTAAATGTTAAGATATATTGACTATCTATTGCAATTATTTTTTCCCTGTTCCGTCTTTTAGCCTAGTTCCTGAGCACCAGATTACCCCTTAGAGTATACTAATTAACCGCTAATAATAGCCTTATTACTTCTTAGATAATTTGAACTGTGAACTATAGGTAGTGCATAATTCTTAATTACTGGTTGTTATGAGGTACatatgctttatttatttattttttgtttcgtGGTCTGACTTTTATTGTTCTTATTGATTAATTCAACATATCTGTAAAGACTTTTATTTATGCAGCACAAGTTCTTTTAACTGTAGTTACTGTATTTGACATTAACCGTACTTTATATCAAAAGATAATTCACTTCCAAGTTAACTGGACATGCATATTTTTCATTCCGACACGAAGCAGTTTGCTGTGGTGCGCAAGAAAATGTTTTCACTTTCTTTCCATTGCTTGCTGTCAGACAGTAATCTATAGAAGGTCTTTCAAGCATGTTTTCTTTAGTCCTTACATTTgtcttgttaaaaaaaaatgtcctCACATCTGTATGTTTGTAAAATGAACAAAGCAAAAAACAAGATAATATTTGATGgtataaaaatgattttctaATAGTATCACTGTACTTATTCAATTCTTTTCCGTGATAAGTATAGAAAAATAATTTGGCCATACAAGAATttacttctaaaaaaaaatccttcCAAATGAAATTTATTCTAGAAAGTTAAGCCTATTGATGATTTTCTTTAGAAAGAATTTGCACCACCGGCATGTATCTTACCTATTGATTTCTACATCATTTTTTGCAGTAATTTTGGAAGTGACTTGGAAACAAGTAACTATGTGTGGGAAAACTgctttacaatttttatttctcttGTTGGCTTGCTTCTGTTTCTATATCTCATGGGAAATGTGCAGGTATGTGGTGACATATAGATGTTCATTATATACTGATCAGTTGACTGTTTAATATCAGATTTATAGCTTTCCTTCTTAGCTTCTTATAATCTTTAAGCAATTCTTGTTTAGAGTACGTATGGCTTTTCcttcttatttgttttctttgcttgTACGTAATTTGGTACCGGAGGGGTTGCTCCACATCGGCTTTTATTTTTGACGAATAAATAAGAACAAAACAAATTTCACTATATCAAgattataaaaaatatatatacccaAAGCATATAACTTTTGGCATTTAGATGTACGTGATGGAGAATAACAGTAGTTATACTCTTTTATATATAGTTTTATCTGTagggattttttgttttgttattttggttgTGTGGATTTTTGTAGTTGTGTATGGCGTGATTTTGTTTGCTGAAGTTTTGGCATCACGTACATTAAGTTAaagttgataaaaaaaaaaatcatatatgaAATGAAGCCAATTATTAGTTAATGATTAACTTTGTATGAGACCTTAACTTGAACTGAgatttcatttgtttttttggtcaaaCAGACATATATTCTTTGGGAATCTACAAAAGCATTGGAGGTTCAGGAGGAGAAAGTTAAGGCGAAATATGAAGATCTACATTCGTGGATGTTAGATAATGCTATCCCCGAAAAAATCAAGATAGAAGTGGTGAAAATCATAAAGTATCAGAAAATATTTGAAAGAAACTACGCCACTGGTGTAGATGTTGATGTGGACTTAGTTTTTGTATTCAATGCTATCACTGTGAATGGCAATCAACCCGTGGCAAGTTATTTGAAGGAGCATTTCTGCGCAAATGCCCTCATGAAAGTATGTTTATCAACCTTTATATACGTTGTTTTGTCACTATGAAATAAGGTGGTTCATTAATAAGATGAACTTTCGATCTTAAATACTGACCAATTTATTTAAGCAATATATAAACAGGTATCCATCCTTCAAGACGTGGGAGAAGATGAATTCAACTTGGTATTAAAGTTTTCCATCCCGGTGATCTACGAGGAGAATAGCTACGTGGTTCGAGCAGGAGAGCCGGATGACAAAATGCTCATCATCACACAAGGCGTGCTAATTGTATATGTGGACAACACCGCAGCAGGCTCTTCATCAATTATCATCCCCAAGTCACGTTTTGAGAAAGGTGAAGTTTATGGAGAAGAGCTTTTGAACGGCCGTATTCCTATATCGACCCGAGATGTCAAATGCCAAACAAAAGTAGAAGCCTTCGCTCTCACAAGTCGTGGGTTGAAATTTGTGGTAACCATGCTGCGGCAGACACGTACGACTTCGACATTGTTCTATGATCCAGAACTAGTAAACAAGGTTTAAGATCGACGAAAATTATGAATGAATCCCAATTGAtttgtctttatttgtttactttTATTATCAATTTTCCAATATCGAACTGCACTATAACTGAGATTAATCTTCTGTAATTTGTAAAACAGGCATATAGAGAGTTAACAACGACAAGATCGGAGAAGTTACTACAGCAAAAGATGAAGATGGATTGCAAGGAGAAGGATATACTTGAGTGGCTGTCAAGAAATGGTGTTCACGGGGATCAGCAGACATCAGTTATGAAACACATAAAGGCTATTAGTGTACTGGAAGAAAACTTGGATGCTGAGGTGGATGTGAGTTATCTATTCTCTATTCGTCTTCCCTGGCATATCGAATATGAAATAAAGAAGGATCTCTGCATGAGTACTCTCCATAAAGTATGCAATTTCTCAACCCAGCTCTGTCTCTGTATTATCTTAATTTCAGtattgttgtaaaaaatatGGTACGGAATTTctgtaaaattaaaataaaataatatggaaatatcttgggaaataaaaattgagatataaataagaaaatgaaataaagtaagaaaataatataatatataagttttatataggaaaacttatcgagtcgaggcatgcaagcgcactgtcctaagagaagattcgtcccctactgcacagggtttgaatgacgaacttcccccaagatacaacaactcttcgagctccgccgtgcagctaagaagccccattgaacctttatcacccgtgcactcaaaacggtgtataagtaaagtatgtatatgtatagtttgtaagaatatctttgGTAGAGGTGTTTGGCTAGAGTGGTTGCATTATGGTGGATTATACCGTCATGTATACCCTCATTATCCGACAATCTAAACTCCCACACATGCGCATGTTTCATGTCTCACCATATGCCTTCCAACCATAACCACGtacccttatatagggcacacttACATATATACCATCAATAGCATCATTAACCATATAAtggtcaaataataatcatatatttaaaacataaaaccgttaaaccataaatagagaaataaacacaaaataaaaataacccccaaaataaataaataaataaataaaatatattttaattttaaatcataaaatttccaacaagtATTACATACACATATGAGCGAATTTTAGCCAAATAATAAGTGTATCATTCTCAATGTCTTTAAACTCATACATAGATGTAATCAATATATAGGTACCTGTACTTGATGGTGTTGATGAAGATGTGTTGTACCGCATCTGTATGTCTCTCGATCCAGTGGTCCTCCCGAAGAATAACTGTGTTGTTAAACCAGGTGGCCAAATTGATCGGATGCTCATCATTGTAGAAGGTGAAATTACTTTGACCGAGCAGACTTTCCATGTTTTAAGTAGACTAAGAAAGAGAGGCAACATTGAAAGAATACTGAAGAAAGGCGATTTCTTTGGGGAGGAACTTCTGACTTGGGCATTCCCTGACGTCTCTATTTCCAAATATAAACCTGATATCTCGAGAAAATATGTTGATTGTAGTGCAAAAGTAGAAGCCTTTGCTCTCACGAAGGAGGGTGTGGAAAGTGTAGTCGCCTACTACCGGGAGGGAACCAACATTTTTGAGCAGTTGGAGAATGGTACAGATGGTGTGGCTGATACTAGTGGTACATCCACATCCCCAACTATTGAGCAGAGACTTGATCAGCTTATTCAGCACCAGGTTGACATGCTTCAACAGCATCGTGATGAAATGGCTAATCAGGGACGGAGATTGGATCAGATAGCTGCATTCCTAGCCAGATTGGGATATCCAGACACACCTCCTCCTGCAGCTTGAAGGATTATTAAGAACAAGCTAGAGCCTCCGGATTTATCCTAATATGGGAGCTTGAAGTAAAGGTGAACAGCTAGCTACTTAAAGATGCATGCTTAAATTGTTTCATTGATTACTCATTCAAATCTCATTTATTTTAAGGTTTTGATTATCTTTtgtaagtctttttttttttcgcttaaTATGAGGTTCTAATTCTcattttcattccaagtaagtaaacgtgccctgaagtatttgattatttggatcttaattgaaaaaataaataaaggatcATGAGTCACCAGACCTCCCACATTTGAAGTAGAAAACCTCACCTCATCTATAGGGGCTGTGTGTGTATGGAGGAGTTTATTTAATGACAGTTTTTTCTCATTCAATAATAATTGGGTGTCCAAAAGGAGAAAAGTGTAGAATCTTTTCTTTAGTTTGCCAACGTCTCACAACCTCGCTGCACTTTTATTACTTCTCTCCTGTTGCTTCGGTAAGTATATGACCGTTTGGTATGTCTTGCAATATGTGGCTTTCAATCAGTACCTCCTTGCACTTCGTTAATAACCTAGGCAATAGGCcgtcatatatatataagggataatgaccacttaTCCACATAATACCAAAATACACTTCACAAACTTATTTTCAACCCCATTCACACAaaagttttctttttttctctcaacTATTCATTTCACTTAATGTTTATACCATTAGTACCcctctctctctaattcttgCTTTTACtattactttgtttttttttttttatgaaacgTGGTGGATccatcttgaatttatttgtctaGACTATAATTGCAGATCAAAAATTCATCCTCTATATTCAAAGGTAAACAGCTAAATTTTACAATTCATAATTCGGATcgttgacagacttgagttaaTTGCTATTTGTAATATTACgagcaaagaattgaaaaaagaaaaagaaaagttgagaaagttgaaaaACTATAGAGAAAATCTTAACACAGAAACTCCCGATTACTGAGGTATCATCTTTGGGAttcaaacaagaatctataaagttgagcaagatattgaaaatatcttatatactcttaaagaggaacaaaaacctcttgattatttgagcattggttagatccgcaaatcactggtatcagagcttgtaaaatagctcaaaaggggaatccccaatggggataaTGTCTGAATTAattttagagaagttgaattctctacttaCATCCTCTaatgagaaacatcagaacctactaaaagaattatctagatgtcaagatcatctagaaaaactgCCGGGtataatctaccaattagaaaaattggaaaacaaaataaattatatcAAATAACTTCCAAAAACGAAATAAGAAAAGttaacaagtgttagtagaaaaatcaatgaacaacaaaaaaacgctggattctatgaagaaTATACTGAaagacaagaaagtgcctacagtaaaacaaaagaaagctaatggatttaaaccattagaaagaCCAAATAAGAATCttgttcctaacatgatttttctggaaccatctactagtcatatTAGTATTCGGTACGAAAACCCGAAAGAAgcaagagatgtcaaaatgataagcatcttcgggaaaaagaaaggagtacaactcctcaatgcagaagaattcgaattcaacgaaattgaacaggaggtaaaaaactctgaaattccaaaattagattttaaacaaatctataaaagagaaaaatttgatttgttggatagccatcatttcaaattattggaatttacaatcccctctacaacaggagaaac
It encodes:
- the LOC121049424 gene encoding cyclic nucleotide-gated ion channel 1-like isoform X2; translated protein: MSMDSGKSVILSFPSHTSSSLNSTSGQRSRIPTAIRKSWCTLTTSVKKAWLAVTFPLREIWSPLACHVGGIVGVRTIEDFRELFQDLMPCLRGVVLHLILCLTLTILLPISLLWNLILKGRFTLTWERVLAISCIAMSVDPLFFYIPVVDEKSKCLGMDRTLSNTVLVLRSLTDLTFTLHIIALIHDRIDIPSNSDSDPGKHIYERILRRMKWLSKDIIIDVIAILPIPQVTIIIVLFRMRASGYLYEIFIGNICLPLQFFARGYQIYHFHKQFQMLGKWAKSVFYFLMYIMAGHVFGAYWYFLSIQREISCWHQACRNTKGCRATNYCEDTSSSADITLLNDFCPINPSNATLFDFGIFLDALQSGNTGSISFTTKFFYTFWWGIRNLSNFGSDLETSNYVWENCFTIFISLVGLLLFLYLMGNVQTYILWESTKALEVQEEKVKAKYEDLHSWMLDNAIPEKIKIEVVKIIKYQKIFERNYATGVDVDVDLVFVFNAITVNGNQPVASYLKEHFCANALMKVSILQDVGEDEFNLVLKFSIPVIYEENSYVVRAGEPDDKMLIITQGVLIVYVDNTAAGSSSIIIPKSRFEKGEVYGEELLNGRIPISTRDVKCQTKVEAFALTSRGLKFVVTMLRQTRTTSTLFYDPELVNKAYRELTTTRSEKLLQQKMKMDCKEKDILEWLSRNGVHGDQQTSVMKHIKAISVLEENLDAEVDVSYLFSIRLPWHIEYEIKKDLCMSTLHKVPVLDGVDEDVLYRICMSLDPVVLPKNNCVVKPGGQIDRMLIIVEVQK
- the LOC121049424 gene encoding cyclic nucleotide-gated ion channel 1-like isoform X1, whose protein sequence is MSMDSGKSVILSFPSHTSSSLNSTSGQRSRIPTAIRKSWCTLTTSVKKAWLAVTFPLREIWSPLACHVGGIVGVRTIEDFRELFQDLMPCLRGVVLHLILCLTLTILLPISLLWNLILKGRFTLTWERVLAISCIAMSVDPLFFYIPVVDEKSKCLGMDRTLSNTVLVLRSLTDLTFTLHIIALIHDRIDIPSNSDSDPGKHIYERILRRMKWLSKDIIIDVIAILPIPQVTIIIVLFRMRASGYLYEIFIGNICLPLQFFARGYQIYHFHKQFQMLGKWAKSVFYFLMYIMAGHVFGAYWYFLSIQREISCWHQACRNTKGCRATNYCEDTSSSADITLLNDFCPINPSNATLFDFGIFLDALQSGNTGSISFTTKFFYTFWWGIRNLSNFGSDLETSNYVWENCFTIFISLVGLLLFLYLMGNVQTYILWESTKALEVQEEKVKAKYEDLHSWMLDNAIPEKIKIEVVKIIKYQKIFERNYATGVDVDVDLVFVFNAITVNGNQPVASYLKEHFCANALMKVSILQDVGEDEFNLVLKFSIPVIYEENSYVVRAGEPDDKMLIITQGVLIVYVDNTAAGSSSIIIPKSRFEKGEVYGEELLNGRIPISTRDVKCQTKVEAFALTSRGLKFVVTMLRQTRTTSTLFYDPELVNKAYRELTTTRSEKLLQQKMKMDCKEKDILEWLSRNGVHGDQQTSVMKHIKAISVLEENLDAEVDVSYLFSIRLPWHIEYEIKKDLCMSTLHKVPVLDGVDEDVLYRICMSLDPVVLPKNNCVVKPGGQIDRMLIIVEGEITLTEQTFHVLSRLRKRGNIERILKKGDFFGEELLTWAFPDVSISKYKPDISRKYVDCSAKVEAFALTKEGVESVVAYYREGTNIFEQLENGTDGVADTSGTSTSPTIEQRLDQLIQHQVDMLQQHRDEMANQGRRLDQIAAFLARLGYPDTPPPAA